In a genomic window of Drosophila takahashii strain IR98-3 E-12201 chromosome 3L, DtakHiC1v2, whole genome shotgun sequence:
- the LOC108065894 gene encoding accessory gland protein Acp63F-like, which translates to MFKLGIALILVTSMLGTEGSKCPDIAPLISQPSCGIAKECVYPGVNGYHIRNEDCRRKEQGKSPFLTIKGGKCPTDKPYCPGSVIISN; encoded by the exons ATGTTTAAGTTAGGCATTGCTCTTATTCTGG TTACTTCAATGTTGGGAACCGAGGGTAGTAAATGTCCAGACATTGCTCCATTGATTTCTCAGCCTTCGTGTGGAATTGCTAAGGAGTGTGTCTACCCTGGGGTAAATGGATATCATATACGAAATGAGGATTGCAGGCGTAAGGAACAAGGAAAATCAC ctttCTTGACCATAAAAGGCGGAAAATGTCCGACAGACAAGCCCTATTGTCCCGGCAGTGttataatttcaaattaa
- the dib gene encoding cytochrome P450 302a1, mitochondrial isoform X1: MLTKLLKISCTSRQCTFAKPYQAIPGPRGPFGMGNLYNYLPGIGSYSWLKLHQAGQDKYEKYGAIVRETIVPGQDIVWLYDPRDIASLLNERDCPQRRSHLALAQYRKNRPEVYKTTGLLPTNGPEWWRLRAQLQKELSAPKSVRNFVCQVDGVTKEFLRFLQESRKGDAIDMLPKLTRLNLELTCLLTFGARLQSFSPKEQDPKSRSTRLMDAAETTNSCILPTDQGLQLWRFLETPSYRKLSLAQSYMESVALELLEENIINGSVGSSLISAYLKNPELDRSDVVGTAADLLLAGIDTTSYASAFLLYHVARNPEVQQRLYEEAKRVLPNPKDQLSMDALRTDITYTRAVLKESLRLNPIAVGVGRILNQDAIFSGYFVPKGTTVVTQNMVACRLEQHFQDPLSFQPDRWLQHRSALNPYLVLPFGHGMRACIARRLAEQNMHILLLRLLREYELIWSGSDGELDVKTLLINKPDAPVLIELRLRRE; the protein is encoded by the exons atgctgactaaACTATTGAAGATTAGCTGCACTTCGAGGCAGTGCACCTTTGCCAAGCCCTATCAAGCGATTCCGGGACCAAGAGGTCCTTTCGGGATGGGTAATCTCTACAACTATCTGCCAGGAATCGGATCCTATTCCTGGCTAAAGTTGCACCAGGCCGGTCAGGATAAGTATGAGAAATATGGCGCAATCGTGAGGGAAACTATAGTTCCCGGACAGGATATCGTTTGGCTTTATGATCCCCGGGATATCGCTTCTCTGTTGAACGAAAGGGATTGCCCGCAGCGAAGGAGTCATTTGGCCTTGGCCCAATATCGTAAAAATCGGCCGGAAGTCTACAAGACCACTGGTCTACTGCCTACCAATGGTCCTGAGTGGTGGCGCTTACGTGCCCAGCTGCAAAAAGAGCTGAGTGCCCCGAAGAGTGTGAGGAACTTCGTCTGCCAGGTGGATGGAGTGACCAAGGAGTTCCTCAGATTTCTGCAAGAGTCGCGCAAGGGAGATGCCATTGATATGCTGCCCAAACTCACCAGACTGAATTTGGAAT TAACCTGCCTGCTTACCTTTGGAGCCCGGCTGCAGTCCTTTTCCCCCAAGGAACAGGATCCTAAGTCCCGCTCCACCCGCCTGATGGATGCAGCGGAGACCACCAATAGCTGCATCCTGCCCACGGATCAGGGTCTCCAGCTGTGGCGCTTCCTTGAGACGCCTTCCTATCGAAAACTAAGCCTGGCCCAATCCTACATGGAGAGTGTGGCCCTGGAACTTCTGGAAGAGAACATAATAAACGGTTCAGTTGGATCCTCACTGATCTCAGCTTATCTGAAAAATCCCGAACTTGATCGCAGTGATGTGGTGGGCACTGCTGCAGATTTGCTTTTAGCTGGCATCGATACCACCTCGTATGCCTCAGCATTCCTGCTCTATCATGTGGCCCGAAATCCGGAGGTCCAGCAGCGACTCTATGAGGAGGCCAAAAGAGTGCTTCCAAATCCCAAGGATCAACTATCTATGGATGCCCTGAGAACCGATATCACCTATACAAGGGCTGTTCTCAAGGAATCACTGCGCCTAAATCCCATTGCTGTGGGTGTGGGTAGAATTCTTAACCAGGATGCGATTTTCAGTGGTTACTTTGTGCCAAAAGGG ACTACCGTAGTGACCCAGAACATGGTGGCCTGTCGCCTGGAACAGCACTTTCAGGATCCCCTGAGCTTCCAGCCAGATCGGTGGCTCCAGCATCGTAGTGCCCTCAATCCCTACCTGGTACTGCCCTTCGGCCATGGAATGCGGGCCTGCATCGCTCGTCGTCTGGCCGAGCAGAATATGCACATTTTACTTTTGAGG CTGCTGCGTGAATACGAATTGATTTGGAGCGGATCCGATGGAGAGCTGGATGTCAAGACCCTGCTGATAAATAAACCTGATGCTCCCGTTTTGATCGAGTTGCGATTGCGAAGGGAATAA
- the dib gene encoding cytochrome P450 302a1, mitochondrial isoform X2, translating to MDAAETTNSCILPTDQGLQLWRFLETPSYRKLSLAQSYMESVALELLEENIINGSVGSSLISAYLKNPELDRSDVVGTAADLLLAGIDTTSYASAFLLYHVARNPEVQQRLYEEAKRVLPNPKDQLSMDALRTDITYTRAVLKESLRLNPIAVGVGRILNQDAIFSGYFVPKGTTVVTQNMVACRLEQHFQDPLSFQPDRWLQHRSALNPYLVLPFGHGMRACIARRLAEQNMHILLLRLLREYELIWSGSDGELDVKTLLINKPDAPVLIELRLRRE from the exons ATGGATGCAGCGGAGACCACCAATAGCTGCATCCTGCCCACGGATCAGGGTCTCCAGCTGTGGCGCTTCCTTGAGACGCCTTCCTATCGAAAACTAAGCCTGGCCCAATCCTACATGGAGAGTGTGGCCCTGGAACTTCTGGAAGAGAACATAATAAACGGTTCAGTTGGATCCTCACTGATCTCAGCTTATCTGAAAAATCCCGAACTTGATCGCAGTGATGTGGTGGGCACTGCTGCAGATTTGCTTTTAGCTGGCATCGATACCACCTCGTATGCCTCAGCATTCCTGCTCTATCATGTGGCCCGAAATCCGGAGGTCCAGCAGCGACTCTATGAGGAGGCCAAAAGAGTGCTTCCAAATCCCAAGGATCAACTATCTATGGATGCCCTGAGAACCGATATCACCTATACAAGGGCTGTTCTCAAGGAATCACTGCGCCTAAATCCCATTGCTGTGGGTGTGGGTAGAATTCTTAACCAGGATGCGATTTTCAGTGGTTACTTTGTGCCAAAAGGG ACTACCGTAGTGACCCAGAACATGGTGGCCTGTCGCCTGGAACAGCACTTTCAGGATCCCCTGAGCTTCCAGCCAGATCGGTGGCTCCAGCATCGTAGTGCCCTCAATCCCTACCTGGTACTGCCCTTCGGCCATGGAATGCGGGCCTGCATCGCTCGTCGTCTGGCCGAGCAGAATATGCACATTTTACTTTTGAGG CTGCTGCGTGAATACGAATTGATTTGGAGCGGATCCGATGGAGAGCTGGATGTCAAGACCCTGCTGATAAATAAACCTGATGCTCCCGTTTTGATCGAGTTGCGATTGCGAAGGGAATAA
- the wit gene encoding bone morphogenetic protein receptor type-2 codes for MNWVIYSWPWLLLLLANLISPARASPVPSRQSYSCMSFQENDNSFHDDDGDQDSSGEVQEQQVESTPVPSEPHRRTCSDGYTFCFTLWNQTPNGTRIVKQGCWKDNTDRTSICSQSECTSSAPTSKTSSLYYCCCSGDVCNAQYAVVEPAPLELGSNEGRSAITNRASEKQHQSFLASTMLGLAGGLTALTIGLFLAVQYCRTAKEKPEPEESPLAPSGPGYSSNLRNVDNMNLIGMLGSGKYGTVMKGLLHDQEVAVKIYPEEHHQYYVNERNIYALPLMECPALLSYFGYDERCTMDGRMEYQLVLSLAPLGCLQDWLIANTLTFSECCGMLRSITRGISHLHTELRLGDQHKPCVAHRDINTRNVLVQADLSCCIADFGFALKVFGSKYEYKGEIAMAETKSINEVGTLRYMAPELLEGAVNLRDCETSLKQMDVYALGLVLWEVSTRCSDFYAPAQATPPYKAPYEQEVGSHPSFDQMQSLVVRHKARPLFPTGWGGGAAAKVVRDTCEDCWDHDADARLTSLCAEERMQEMATLRPRAQAQPASPLLNTNNLVATVNVEQGLNVITTTTTSAAVHHQMSSDAAGLIQPPPNQQLPPAALEREKNHLSYPHQQLQPYQGRNPCQERNLAPQQMRTPPVLVERSKKHSFQTQPQENSLSCLEHDVSVEELIANHHHHHHHSQQQQKNTIVSLVPNSNPNLGQGFPKQQNTDQKLRGWHGVRALIHKKLFRKEHAEELSRQLQLGEEKSNLVTALRRPNNLDLSPRLDKPPPVQLRSAEQRTGTPAHIVPRSLSSSLIKHINGGSTTNNNSIQSHGSELQTLTRSAPKRRPGHLRTNSLMVTTSSSDHQGPPTEQQMRRQHSLEVFREVFSGRGSSERLRDPSERVKTPGDVPPSVRKARASKTLSLYDDRMMDSSLLNIL; via the exons ATGAATTGGGTTATCTATAGCTGGCCTTGGCTTCTTCTGCTTCTGGCGAATCTGATCTCACCGGCTAGAGCAT CACCTGTTCCCAGTCGCCAGTCGTACAGCTGTATGAGCTTCCAGGAGAACGACAACTCCTTCCATGATGACGACGGGGATCAGGACTCCAGTGGCGAAGTGCAGGAGCAACAGGTGGAGTCTACTCCGGTGCCCAGCGAGCCTCATAGACGCACCTGCTCCGATGGCTACACCTTCTGCTTTACCCTCTGGAATCAGACTCCGAATGGCACTAGGATTGTCAAGCAGG gttgctGGAAGGACAACACGGATCGCACATCCATCTGCAGCCAGTCGGAGTGCACCAGTTCGGCGCCCACCTCGAAGACCAGTTCCTTGTATTACTGCTGCTGTTCTGGAGATGTCTGCAATGCCCAGTATGCCGTAGTGGAACCCGCACCCCTGGAACTGGGCTCCAATGAGGGCAGATCAGCGATCACAAACCGGGCCAGTGAAAAACAGCACCAATCCTTTTTGGCCAGCACAATGCTGGGACTTGCCGGTGGACTTACAGCCCTAACGATTGGACTCTTTCTGGCCGTTCAATATTGTCGAACTGCCAAGGAGAAACCGGAACCGGAAGAGTCTCCCTTGGCGCCTTCGGGTCCTGGTTACAGCTCCAATCTCCGAAATGTGGACAATATGAATTTAATTGGCATGCTGGGCAGCGGAAAGTACGGAACTGTGATGAAGGGACTGCTTCATGATCAGGAGGTGGCTGTTAAGATTTATCCCGAGGAGCATCATCAGTACTATGTGAACGAAAGGAATATCTACGCACTGCCCTTGATGGAATGTCCTGCACTGTTGAGCTATTTTG GCTACGATGAACGCTGTACGATGGATGGACGTATGGAGTACCAGCTGGTTCTCTCCCTGGCTCCACTGGGATGCCTCCAGGATTGGTTGATAGCCAACACGCTGACCTTCAGCGAATGCTGTGGAATGCTGCGATCCATCACGCGTGGAATCTCCCATCTGCACACGGAACTCCGGCTGGGGGATCAGCACAAACCCTGTGTGGCCCATCGGGATATCAACACACGAAACGTATTGGTCCAGGCGGATCTCAGCTGTTGCATTGCGGATTTCGGTTTCGCCCTGAAGGTCTTTGGCTCCAAGTATGAATACAAAGGAGAAATTGCCATGGCGGAGACGAAGAGCATCAATGAAGTGGGCACCCTGCGCTACATGGCCCCCGAATTACTGGAGGGAGCTGTCAATCTGCGAGATTGCGAAACGTCCCTCAAACAAATGGATGTTTATGCTTTGGGCCTGGTGCTCTGGGAGGTGTCCACTCGCTGCTCGGATTTCTATGCCCCGGCACAGGCCACCCCGCCCTATAAAGCTCCCTATGAACAGGAAGTGGGCTCCCATCCCAGTTTCGATCAAATGCAATCGCTGGTGGTGCGGCACAAGGCGCGTCCTCTGTTTCCCACCGGCtggggtggtggtgctgccgCAAAAGTGGTGCGGGATACTTGCGAGGATTGCTGGGACCATGATGCGGATGCCAGGTTGACCTCCTTGTGTGCCGAGGAACGCATGCAGGAGATGGCCACCTTGAGACCGAGAGCTCAGGCTCAACCAGCTAGTCCTCTACTTAATACGAATAATCTGGTGGCCACCGTAAACGTGGAGCAG gGTCTGAATGTCATAACCACAACGACTACATCGGCTGCAGTGCATCACCAGATGAGCTCCGATGCCGCAGGACTCATCCAGCCACCGCCCAATCAACAGCTACCCCCGGCTGCCTTGGAGCGGGAAAAGAATCACCTGAGCTATCCGCATCAGCAGCTGCAACCGTATCAGGGCAGGAATCCCTGCCAGGAACGCAATCTGGCGCCCCAGCAAATGCGAACTCCTCCGGTTCTCGTGGAGCGCAGCAAGAAGCACAGTTTCCAGACGCAACCGCAGGAGAACTCACTTTCCTGCCTGGAGCACGACGTCAGTGTGGAGGAGCTGATAGCcaaccatcatcatcatcatcatcacagccagcagcagcagaagaatACAATCGTGAGCTTGGTGCCCAATAGTAATCCAAATTTGGGTCAGGGATTTCCCAAGCAGCAGAACACCGATCAAAAGCTAAGGGGATGGCATGGTGTTCGGGCTCTGATCCACAAGAAACTCTTCAGGAAGGAACATGCCGAGGAACTGAGTCGCCAGCTGCAGTTGGGCGAGGAGAAATCCAATCTGGTGACTGCCCTGCGGCGACCCAACAATCTGGACTTGAGTCCTCGCCTGGATAAACCTCCACCGGTTCAGCTGAGGAGTGCCGAGCAGAGGACAGGAACTCCGGCTCACATAGTGCCGAGATCGCTGTCCAGCAGTCTGATTAAACACATCAATGGCGGGAGCACCACCAATAACAACTCCATCCAGAGTCATGGCAGCGAACTGCAGACCCTCACTCGTTCCGCTCCAAAGCGAAGACCCGGTCACCTGCGCACCAACTCCCTGATGGTCACCACCTCCTCGTCGGACCATCAGGGACCTCCCACGGAGCAGCAGATGCGACGCCAGCACAGCCTGGAGGTATTCCGCGAGGTCTTCAGCGGTCGGGGGAGCAGCGAACGTCTGAGGGATCCCAGCGAAAGGGTCAAGACCCCGGGAGATGTACCGCCATCGGTGAGGAAAGCCCGGGCCAGCAAGACGCTGAGTTTGTACGACGATCGGATGATGGACTCTTCGCTGCTCAACATCCTCTAG